The following DNA comes from Methanomassiliicoccales archaeon LGM-DZ1.
TTTCTCCAGGTCGGAGATCAGCCTCGACGGCATGTCGCTGAGGAACTCCCGCGGCGCAACATGGGGGCTGAGCGGCACGATCGGGCCCATGGAGCACAAGGTCGTGACGTTCCCCGTAGCATTCCTGAACAACAGCGGCGAAAAGCTCGAGCTGCTGGCCGCCGACGGGTCCGAGATCGGCCATACGCCGAAGTTCAGCGACAGCGCCAACGACAGCACGACGTACCAGAGGACGGTCGACGGGTGCACCCAGTGGAAACGCGGGGAAGGCAGCCCCGGCGAGAAGAACTCGGGGCTCTTCGATGCCGACGGTTACCTGCTCTCTTCGGCCAAGGACATTGTCAAGGATGCCGCGCTGGAGGCGATCGACGAAGCAGGGCACGTGACGGACATGGACGGCCTCAGCCTGCTCTGCAAGAAGATAACCCAGAAGGTGATGGACAAGGTAGCGGAGGACATATCGGGGATGATCGTCGGCGCCCGCCTGTTCGCGGAGTGCCGCCTGCATGATGCGTCCGGAACGGCATGCACCGGGTTCCAGGCGTACATCGAGGTCGACCGCGGCACCGCCTCCGATGCCCTGAAGCTCCTGATGGGGCGCGCCGCCGAGCTGTTGCTGCACATCGACGACCCGTACAAGGTCAGCATCGCCGATGTGGCGCTCGGGGACGTGTACATCGGCGCGGAGGCGTTCGCCGGGATCGGGGTGCCGAAGTTCATCGACATGAGCGGGTCCCCCGAGACCAGCGCATCCATCGACGTCAACGTCAACGCGGAGGCCGTCTCGAACCTGCTGGGACATGACAGCGGAGCGAAGTGGAAGGTCAACGCCGGCATCGTGGTCCGCGACTGCCCGGCGTCCGCCGTCTCGTTCGGCAGCAAGTACGACAGCAGCATGAAGCACGACCTCTGGCTCATGCGCATGACCGTCTCCGGGAAGTGAACATCGGAGGGTGTTCCGGGCGCCGAACGCAGGCGTCCCGGCACATCCTTATTTATGCGCGATTACAATGGACTTCCATATGGCCGGAATGAACACGCAGATACCGACGGTCCTGACCGCCGAGGAGCTCATGGACAAGGCATTCCGCAGGGCCAGCAGGATCAGTAAGAAAGGCAGCGACTCCTTGGACACCAAGAAGAAGACCGCCCTTGCCAGGATCACGGCCTCGGGCGACATAGTCGAGACGACTCTCGTCGGCTACATCCAGAAGTTCCCCAGGATGGAGAAGGAGGACGACTTCTTCCCGCAGCTCGTGGACCTGGTGATAGGGATAGACCGCTACAAGAAGGCCCTGGGAGCCCTCAACTGGTGCGCCGGGAGGACGGAGCTGCTGAAGAAGCAGTCCCTCCGCGAGGTGCGCAGGACGAAGGACCCGGAGATAATCGAGTCCATCAGGAAAGGCTTCTACGGCAGGCTGGGGTCCTATGTCGACCAGATATCCAAGGACCTGCTCTTCCTGCAGGATGCCAAGAACAAGTTCAGGGACCTCCCGTCGATCGACCCCAAGATCCCGACCGCCGTCGTGGCCGGGTTCCCGAACGTCGGCAAGAGCAGCCTGGTGACCTGCATCAGCACCGCGGCGCCCGAGGTCGCCCCCTACCCGTTCACCACGAAAGGGATCACCATCGGGCACATCAAGGACGACTGGAGGATGTTCCAGATAGTGGACACCCCCGGGCTCCTCGACAGGAGCTTCGAGGACAGGAACGACATCGAGAAACAGGCGGTGCTGGCACTTAGGTACCTGACCGACATCATGATCTTCGTCCTGGATCCCTCGGAGACCTGCGGGTACCCGATGGAGAAGCAGGAGGACCTGCTGAGGACCGTCCGCGAGAACTTCGACGGCGTCCCCATAATCGTCGTCGAGAGCAAATGCGACGTCCTCAGGACTGACCATGACGCCATCCGCATCTCCGCCGCCACCGGCGAGGGGATGGAGGAGTTCAGGCAGATGCTCATCGGGAAGCTGAGGGAGATCCTGCGCAGCAGGCCCCTCGAAGAGCCGGAGGCTCCAGAGGCATCCGAATGAGCGAGGTCGCCGTCAGCGACGAGATGAGGGCTTATTTCAAAAGCCTCCAGGAGCAATCCGACGCGATCTTCGACCTGGCCGAGAAGGCCAGGAAAGAGGGCAAGGACCCGGTGGAGAAGGTCGAGATACCCAGGGCGGAGGACCTGGCCTCGCGTGTGGAGGAGCTGCTATCCGACTATCACGTGGAAGGCGTCGCGGACCTTATCCGCCAGAAGACCCAGGAATACGGGAACAGGGAGATCGTCGCCATCAAGGTGGCGGAGGAATACGCCAAACGCCCGGGCGAGAGCCTCGACAAGACCCTCGACAGGGCCGTGAGGCTCGGCCTCGCCATCATCACCGAGGGCATATTGGTCGCTCCCCTGGAGGGGATCGCGACCACCAAGATCGGCCATAACGCCGACGGGTCCACCTTCGCCGACCTGGTCTTCGCCGGACCTATCAGGGCGTCCGGAGGTACCGGGCAGGCCATGTCCGTGCTCATCTGCGACGTCGTGAGGCAGGCGCTCGGCATCGGGAAGTACATCCCCACCGAGGGAGAGATAGCCAGGTTCGATGAGGAGATCCCGCTGTACAAACAGTGCCAGCATCTCCAGTTCACCCCCACTTCGGAGGAGATCAGGACCATCGTCAGCGAATGCCCTGTCATGGTCGACGGCGAAGGGACCGAACGCGTGGAGATTTCCGGTTTCAGGGACCTGCCGCGCATATCCACTAACCGCGTCAGGGGAGGCGCCTGCCTGGTTATCGCCGAAGGCATGTGCCTGAAGGCATCCAAGCTGAAGAAGCACGTCGACAAGCTCGGGATCAAAGGCTGGGACTTCATCGGAAAGTACCTCGACATGCACAAGGCGGTCGACACCGACACCAAATCCAAGAAGAAGGTCGTCGAGCCCGCCTACAAGTATCTCAAAGATATGGTCGCGGGAAGGCCCATCTTCGGCCATCCCTGCCGTTTCGGAGGCTTCAGGCTGCGTTACGGCCGCGCCCGCACGTCCGGTCTCGCCGCCCTCGCCTACAACCCGGCGAGCATGTACGCCATGGACGAGTTCATGGCGATAGGGACGCAGCTCAAGATTGAGCGCCCCGGGAAAGCCTGCGTCGTCACCCCCGTCCGTTCGATCGAGGGCCCCACGGTCCTCCTGAACAACGGCGACCTGGTATACTGCGGCACCAAGGAAGAGTACATTAGCATCAGGAACAAGGTGGCGGAGGTCGTCGACAACGGCGAGATCCTCGTGCCGTTCGGGGAGTTCTGCGAGAACAACCACGTCCTCGTGCCCTGCGGGTATCCTACGGAGTGGCACAGGGAGGAGATAAAAGCGGCGAACGGAGGCGTCCTGCCGGACGATTGGGAGGACCCGACGTACGAGCGCTCGAAGGAGATGAGCAGGCAGTTCAAAGTGGCCCTCCACCCGAAGTTCAACCTCTTCTGGTCGGACATAGAGCTGCCCAGGCTGAAGGCCCTGAGGGGATATCTCGCCGAGAAGGCGAAGTTCCGTGACGGCCGCATATTCGTACCTACCGACCGCCAGCCTGTCCCCCAGCGTAAGGACGACGACCCGACGATGAAGAGGGTCCTGGAGGACCTCGGCGCCCTCCACCGGATGCAGGGGAACATCATCGCCATCGAGCAGAAGTACTGCCTGCCGATGATCGACTGCCTCGGCCTGAAGGTCGAGGGCGACAGGCTGGTGGAGAACGGCGATTTCGACGGGGAGGACT
Coding sequences within:
- a CDS encoding 50S ribosome-binding GTPase, which produces MAGMNTQIPTVLTAEELMDKAFRRASRISKKGSDSLDTKKKTALARITASGDIVETTLVGYIQKFPRMEKEDDFFPQLVDLVIGIDRYKKALGALNWCAGRTELLKKQSLREVRRTKDPEIIESIRKGFYGRLGSYVDQISKDLLFLQDAKNKFRDLPSIDPKIPTAVVAGFPNVGKSSLVTCISTAAPEVAPYPFTTKGITIGHIKDDWRMFQIVDTPGLLDRSFEDRNDIEKQAVLALRYLTDIMIFVLDPSETCGYPMEKQEDLLRTVRENFDGVPIIVVESKCDVLRTDHDAIRISAATGEGMEEFRQMLIGKLREILRSRPLEEPEAPEASE
- a CDS encoding DNA polymerase II large subunit — translated: MSEVAVSDEMRAYFKSLQEQSDAIFDLAEKARKEGKDPVEKVEIPRAEDLASRVEELLSDYHVEGVADLIRQKTQEYGNREIVAIKVAEEYAKRPGESLDKTLDRAVRLGLAIITEGILVAPLEGIATTKIGHNADGSTFADLVFAGPIRASGGTGQAMSVLICDVVRQALGIGKYIPTEGEIARFDEEIPLYKQCQHLQFTPTSEEIRTIVSECPVMVDGEGTERVEISGFRDLPRISTNRVRGGACLVIAEGMCLKASKLKKHVDKLGIKGWDFIGKYLDMHKAVDTDTKSKKKVVEPAYKYLKDMVAGRPIFGHPCRFGGFRLRYGRARTSGLAALAYNPASMYAMDEFMAIGTQLKIERPGKACVVTPVRSIEGPTVLLNNGDLVYCGTKEEYISIRNKVAEVVDNGEILVPFGEFCENNHVLVPCGYPTEWHREEIKAANGGVLPDDWEDPTYERSKEMSRQFKVALHPKFNLFWSDIELPRLKALRGYLAEKAKFRDGRIFVPTDRQPVPQRKDDDPTMKRVLEDLGALHRMQGNIIAIEQKYCLPMIDCLGLKVEGDRLVENGDFDGEDSLDAVSKAAGYKVMARAMTRIGTRMGRPEKAKERTGSPLCQCLFALGEEDSPNPQKDTLSVIKSLQQENHLAAARKVINVAMGARRCPVCNRETFRCWCRDCGVHTFPFEKAKKEGAKNSTVAVNVEAEYKAAMDAVGESDSKQTLKCTDKLTSRTKTPELMEKGILRRRHNVSIFRDGTIRYDMTDIPITHFRPREIGLTIEKAHELGYTHDWNGAPLTDPEQIVELKCQDIIPARECGDYMVRVSQFVDDELELIYHLPRYYKCDNRSDLIGKVVFGLAPHTSGCILCRIIGYSNIRGCYGHPFYHASKRRNCDGDEDCIILALDALLNFSRVFLPDRRGGLMDCPLVLTTRLDPNEIDKEAHNVDCRRFYPREFYYAAMDMKDPKEMEKQMDLVGGRIGTPAQYEGLGFTHDTPDISEGPKESAYTTLGSMRDKMYAQLNLGIKCRAVDAKDVALKVINKHFMPDMIGNLRSFATQTVRCTKCGTKYRRVPLAGVCTKCGHELNLTVHEASVRKYLEVSKDVCEKYDLDNYTKERIGIIEASMDSLFNNDKIRKTKLTDFF